tggtaatggtgagaggttagcatgttttgttgtagcctctattATTGGTAATGCTGAGAGGTTAGTGTGTTTTGTTGTagactctgttattggtaatggtgagaggttagcatgttttgttgtagtctctgttattggtaatggtgagagattagcatgttttgttgtagcctctgttattggtaatggtgagaggttagcatgttttgttgtagcctctgttattggtaatggtgagaggttagcatgttttgttgtagcctctgttattggtaatggtgagaggttagcatgttttgttgtagcctctgttattggtaatggtgagaggttagcatgttttgttgtagtctctgttattggtaatggtgggaggttagcatgttttgttgtatcctctgttattggtaatggtgagaggttagcatgttttattgtatcctctgttattggtaatggtgagaggttagcatgttttgttgtagcctctgttattggtaatggtgagaggttagcatgttttgttgtagcctctgttattggtaatggtgagaggttagcatgttttgttgtagtctctgttattggtaatggtgagaggttagcatgttttgttgtagcctctgttattggtaatggtgagaggttagcatgttttgttgtagcctctgttattggtaatggtgagaggttagcatgttttgttgtagcctctgtaactttctcactcattattattcatgattcttTCATGATTTTTCTTAATCATGACATCATCAGGATTAATTTATTATTGTTTAGAAACATGTTATCTACTCTCTTAGACAGAAAAGTTACTCCACTCATCATCCACCATTTTATTATTGggcaaaacacaaccaaaaacacaaccaaaacaaactgcaaatgcaaccAACAAGTTTACGacaaaatactaaacttttgactactttaatatacTATAAGTAAATTGGTCAGATTACTTATGTCTTCTTCTAATGGGGAGACTGGAAACATAAAGTGTTTTCATTTCAAAATGTGAAACAGATATGTATTAAAATATCCtcaaattaaaggtgacattatatactgtcacctcatatgaaacatttgatctgaaatccaaaatgttggagaatagagacacatttaaaatgtcagcttcactgtctaaatagatatggtgtagactgtatactcaatacaatctaaatctgatacctcactgtctatcaaatcaaatcaaatgtatttatatagcccttcgtacatcagctaatatctcaaagtgctgtacagaaacccagcctaaaaccccaaacagcaagcaatgcaggtgtagaagcacggtggctcggaaaaactccctagaaaggccaaaacctaggaagaaaccttgagaggaaccaggctatgtggggtggccagtcctcttctggctgtgccgggtggagattataacagaacatggccaagatgttcaaatgttcataaatgaccagccgaataataataaggcagaacagttgaaactggagcagcagcacagtcaggtggactggggacagcaaggagtcatcatgtcaggtagtcctggggcatggtcctagggctcaggtcagttgaaactggaacagcagcatggccaggtggactggggacagcaaggtgtcatcatgtcaggtagtcctggggcacggtcctagggctcacgtcctccgagagagagaaagaaagagagaattagagagagcatatgtggggtggccagtcctcttctggctgtgccgggtggagattataacagaacatggccaagatgttcaaatgttcataaatgaccagcatggtcgaataatagtaaagcagaacagttgaaactggagcagcagcatggccaggtggactggggacagcaaggagtcatcatgtcaggtagtcctgggacatggtcctagggctcaggtcagttgaaaatggagcagcagcatggccaggtggactggggacagcaaggagtcatcatgtcaggtagtcctggggcatggtcctagggctcaggtcctccgagagagagaaagaaagagataaggagagaattagagaatgcacacttagattcacacaggacaccgaataggacaggagaagtactccagatataacaaactgaccctagccccccgacacataaactactgcagcataaatactggaggtattagatatggtgtggactgtatactcaatacaatctaaatctgatacctcactgtctaaatagatatggtgtggactgtatactcaatacaatctaaatctgatacctcactgtctaaatagatatggtgtggactgtatactcaatacaatctaaatctgatacctcactgtctaaatagatatggtgcggactgtatactcaatacaatctaaatctgatacctcgcTGTCTGTTTTCTGACTGATACtgatttttaaactggtctggtcagtctacttaCATATTTGTTAATATGCATCTTTCTATCTACAAGCAATACTTGGAAAATGTGTCATTTCTAGGCTGTGcctctctggtctcagctctgacgCTAAACCCAACACGTTATTTGTGCACAGGTTACAGTGTAAGCAGGGAAAGCTAAGTGTAACATTTGAATACAACCTGTCTGTCATTGTATTTCTTCTGTGTTTCAGACTCACTGGCTGTAAactcacagacacatcctgtgaagtgttggcctcagttctcagttcaaacccctcacacctgagagagctggatctgagtaacaatgacctgaaggattcaggagtgaagctgctctctgctggactggggaatccccactgtaaactggagactctgaggtcagtattcctgtagttggtcaacaagtgataactgttcaccagatccacatgtgtttaccagacgcacatagtccacaccatatgtgtttggacagtgaagcttacagttttaaatgtggtgctccagcattttggatttgagatataATGTTTCATATTAATTGactgtacagaatgtcaccttttatttaaaggtattttcatacatatattttttacagTTTATAAATGAAAACACTTTTATGTATctagttctcccatttgaaaaaGTCATAATATTTTGGATAAATTATTTTTGTcataagtttagtatttggtcccatgttccatgcctgcagtgattacatcaagattgtgattctactaacttggtgaattaatttgcagtttgtcttggttgtgttttagatgttttcctcatagaaactgaatggtgaataatgtcctgtcattttggagtcacttcacttgtattgtcagtaagaatagaagatgtttctgaacacttctacattcatgtggatgctactatgATGATGAATAATCAGGAATGAATCGAGaatgatgatgaatgagaaagttacagaggaacAAAGATCAGaccccctctgttattggtaatggtgagaggttagcatgttttgttgtatcctctgttattgttgtagtctctgtaattggtaatggtgagaggttagcatgttttgttgtagtctctgttattggtaatggtgagaggttagcatgttttgttgtagcctctgttattggtaatggtgagaggttagcatgttttgttgtatcctctgttattggtaatggtgagaggttagtatgttttgttgtagcctctgttattggtaatggttatgttttgttgtagcctctgttattggtaatggtgagaggttagcatgttttgttgtagcctctgttattggtaatggtgagaggttagcatgttttgttgtatcctctgttattggtaatggtgagttagtatgttttgtttagcctctgttattggtttgAGAGGTTTGTtttagcctctgttattggtaatggttagcatgttttgttgtagtctctgttagtaatgtttagcatgttttgttgtagcctctgttattggtaatggtgagaggttagcatgttttgttgtagcctctgttattggtaatggtgagaggttagcatgttttgttgtatcctctgttatggTGGAGGTTAATGGtgagcctctgttattggttagtatgttttgttgtagcctctgttattggtaatggtgagaggttagcatgttttgttgtagcctctgttattggtaatggtgagaggttagcatgttttgttgtatcctctgttattggtaatggtgagaggttagtatgttttgttgtagcctctgttattggtaatggtgagaggttagcatattttgttgtagtgtctgttattggtaatggtgagaggttagcatgttttggtgtatcctctgttattggtaatgttgtgatgttaacatgttttgttgtagcctctgttattggtaatggtgagaggttagtatgttttgttgtagcctctgttattggtaatggtgagaggttagcatgttttgttgtagcctctgttattggtaatggtgagaggttagcatgttttgttgtagtctgttattggtaatggtgagaggttagtatgttttgttgtagcctctgttattggtaatggtgagaggttagcatgttttgttgtagcctctgttattggtaatggtgagaggttagcatattttgttgtagtgtctgttattggtaatggtgagaggttagcatgttttggtgtatcctctgttattggtaatgttgtgatgttaacatgttttgttgtagtctctgttattggtaatggtgaaaggttagcatgttttgttgtagtctctgttattggtaatggtgagaggttagcatgttttgttgtagcctctgttattggtaatggtgagaggttagcatgttttgttgtagcctctgttattggtaatggtgagaggttagcatgttttgttgtagcctctgttattggtaatggtgagaggttagcatgttttgttgcagcctctgttattggtaatggtgagaggttagtatgttttgttgtagcctctgtaactttctcactcattattattcatgattcttTCATGATTTTTCTTAATCATGACATCATCAGGATTAATTTATTATTGTTTAGAAACATGTTATCTACTCTCTTAGACAGAAAAGTTACTCCACTCATCATCCACCATTTTATTATTGggcaaaacacaaccaaaaacacaaccaaaacaaactgcaaatgcaaccAACGAGTTTACGACAAAAAACTAcatttttgactattttaataCACTATGAGTGAATTGTTCAGAATACTTAAGACTTCTTCAAATGGGGAAACTGGAAACATAAAGTGTTTTCATTTTTAATAGTGAAACAGATATGtattaaaataccctcaaattaaaggtgacattataaactgtcacctcatatgaaacatttgacctcaaatccaaaatgttggagaatagagccacatttaaaatgttagcttcactgtcaaaatagatatggtgtggactgtatactcaatacaatctaaatctgatacctcactgtctgtcttttgactgatactgatttttaaactggtctggtcagtctacttaCATATTTGTTAATATGCATCTTTCTATCTACAAGCAATACTTGGAAAATGTGTCATTTCTAGGCTGTGcctctctggtctcagctctgaggctAAACCCAACACGTTATTTGTGCACAGGTTACAGTGTAAGCAGAGAAAGCTAAGCGAAATATTTTAATACATCCTGTCTGTCATTGTATTTCTTCTGTGTTTCAGACTCACTGTCTGTAAactcacagacacatcctgtgaagtgttggcctcagttctcagttcaaacccctcacacctgagagagctggacctgagtaacaatgacctgaaggattcaggagtgaagctgctctctgctggactggggaatccccactgtaaactggagactctgaggtcagtattcctgtagttggtcaacaagtgataactgttcaccagatccacatgtgtttaccagacacacatagtccacaccatatgtgtttggacagtgaagcttacagttttaaatgtggtgctttgatccagcattttggatttgagatataATGTTTCATATTAATTGactgtacagaatgtcaccttttatttaaaggtattttcatacatatttattttacagtttataaatgaaaacactttatgtatctagttctcccatttgaaaaaGTCATAATATTTTGGATAAATTATTTTTGTCATAAGATTAGTATTTGGTCCTATATTCCAAgcctgcagtgattacatcaagcttgtgattctactaacttgttgaacttatttgcagtttgtcttggttgtgttttagatgttttcctaatagaaactgaatggtgaataatgtcctgtcattttggagtcacttcacttgtattgtcagtaagaatagaagatgtttctgaacacttctacattcatgtggatgctaccaagattatgaataatcatgaatgaatagAGAATGATGATGAACGAGAAAGTTACAGAGCCACAAAGATCAGaccccctctgttattggtaatggtgagaggttagcatgttttgttgtagcctctgttgttggtaatggtgagaggttagcatgttttgttgtagtctgttattggtggttattggtaatggtgagaggttagtatgttttgttgtagcctctgttattggtaatggtgagaggttagtatgttttgttgtagcctctgttattggtaatggtgagaggttagcatgttttgttgtagcctctgttattggtaatggtgagaggttagcatgttttgttgtatcctctgttattggtaatggtgagaggttagcatgttttgttgtagtctctgttattggtaatggtgagaggttagtatgttttgttgtagtctctgttattggtaatggtgagagggtagcatgttttgttgtagtctctgttattggtaatggtgaaaggttagcatgttttgttgtatcctctgttattggtaatggtgagaggttagtatgttttgttgtagctctgttatgggtaatggtgagaggttaccatgttttgttgtagcctctgttattggtaatggtgagaggttagcatgttttgttgtatcctctgttaatGGTGGTAATgtaggtgagaggttagcatgttttgttgtagtctctgttattggtaatggtgagaggttagcatgttttgttgtatcctctgttattggtaatggtgagaggttagcatgttttgttgtagtctctgttattggtaatggtgagaggttagcatgttttgttgtagcctctgttattggtaatggtgagaggttagtatgttttgttgtagtctctgttattggtaatggtgagaggttagcatgttttgttgtatcctctgttattggtaatggtgagaggttagcatgttttgttgtagcctctgttattggtaatggtgagaggttagcatgttgtagcctctgttattggtaatggtgagaggttatcatgttttgttgtagcctctgttattggtaatggtgagaggttagtatgttttgttgtagtctctgttattggtaatggtgagaggttagcatgttttgttgtagactctgttattggtaatggtgagaggttagcatgttttgttgtagtctctgttattggtaatggtgagagtttagcatgttttgttgtagtctctgttattggtaatggtgagagtttagcatgttttgttgtagtctctgttattggtaatggtgagaggttagcatgtgttgttgtagcctctgttattgttattggtgagaggttagcatgttttgttgtagcctctgttattggtaaattgctaaatctgattcctcactgtctgtcttctgactgatactacttttaaactggtctggtcagtctactataatatttgtactatacatttttctatctgcaggcaatactttgatAATTTGTCATTTATAATAATGATACATTCATTTATGAATAGATAtggaaggtttcaggacactgatatatctgaatatgttgaaaaaatatactgccactattttccccaccaaagaatatcagtgtgatttaatatgatttgactctttgcaggctgtcaggctgtctagtcacagaggaaggctgtgcttctctggtctcagctctgaggtcaaacccctcacacctgagagagctggacctgagctacaatcacccaggagactcaggagtcagactgctctctgctggactggaggatccacactgcagactggagaaactcaagtatgtagagggtttatgtcaatgttcatatcagacatgttggacttatcaggctggttaagacaaacattctaaccaccacttggacaaagttatatgctgactgtgtgtgtgtgtgtgtgtgtgtgtgtgtgtgtgtgtgtgtgtgtgtgtgtatccctcaatgactgtctgttcttctgcttaccgctacagtgtggaacatggtggagagaacagaatgaaacctgggcttagaaaatgtgagtgttgactgctgtgaagaatatgactaagaataagtcttaattcaagttaagtcaaagaccaccatcattactgacttggtcatattaaatatcagctgtagttctacagaagcagaaatcagggacaccaaagtttacaaagagttgatttgataatgtgtgtgtgtgtgtgtgtgtgtgtaattaatgggaataagtgtgttttatattaccatacagtataacatatgagtattcaacaagtctcaagttaccttaacttctccttttgatacctagaaacatctacattaaatgaattagtgaaaagtgagttaacattctaatgtgaatgatgatgatttctaatattgtgtctggtttcatccatcagatgtctgtgatctcacactggacctaaacacagtaaacagactcctctctctgtctgaggagaacagaaaggtgacatgtaggagagagaagcagctgtatcctgatcacccagagagatttgagggctgtggacaggtgctgtgtagcgagggtctgactgggcgctgttactgggaggtagagtggagtgggagaATGGGGGCTgttataggagtgacatataaaggaatcaacaggagaggaagggttaaggacTGTTGTCTTGgatacaatgacaagtcctggagtctgttctgctctgtcaaCAGTTACATTGCCAGGCACAATAATAATcccactaccatagacgtcccctcctccagctcccacagagtaggagtgtatctggactggccagccggcactctgtccttctatagagcctcctctgacacactgacccacctgatcacattcacctccacattcactgagcccctctatccagggtttagggTTTGTTCTGACTCCTCAGTGTCCCTAAAataacatgacacacacacacacacacacaataataaccTGTAAAtaatacacacactggactcacacacacacacacacactggatacacacacacactggactgacacacacagacacacactgaatacacacactggactcacacacacacactggacaaccacacacaaacacactggatacacacacacactggactcacacacacacacactggatacacacacacactggactcacacacacacacacacactggacaaacacacacacacacactggacaaacacacacacacacacactggatacacacacactggactcacacactggatccacacacacactggactcacacacacacacacacacacacacacacacacacacacacacacacacactggacacacactggacaaacacacacacacacacacacacacacacacatacacacacactggacacacacacactggacacacacacacactgtacacacacacacactggacacacacacacacacacactggacacacacacacacacacactggacacacacacacaaacacacagtggacacacacacactggacacacacacactgcacacacacacacacacacacacaaactggacacacacacacacacactggacacacacacacacaaacacacactggacacacacactggacacacacacacacactggacacacacagactggacacacacacacacacacactggacacacacacaaacactagacacacacacacagactggacagacacacacactggacacaaacagactggacacacacacacaaacaggacacacacacacacactggacactcacacacacatactggacacagacacacacacacactggacacacacacacacacacacacacactggatacacacacacacactggactcacacacacacacacacacacacacactggacaaacaaacacacacacacacacactggacacacacacacactggacacacacacacacactggacacacacacacacatactggacacagacacacacacacactggacacacacacac
This Oncorhynchus nerka isolate Pitt River unplaced genomic scaffold, Oner_Uvic_2.0 unplaced_scaffold_1121, whole genome shotgun sequence DNA region includes the following protein-coding sequences:
- the LOC135570079 gene encoding stonustoxin subunit beta-like translates to MKPGLRKYVCDLTLDLNTVNRLLSLSEENRKVTCRREKQLYPDHPERFEGCGQVLCSEGLTGRCYWEVEWSGRMGAVIGVTYKGINRRGRVKDCCLGYNDKSWSLFCSVNSYIARHNNNPTTIDVPSSSSHRVGVYLDWPAGTLSFYRASSDTLTHLITFTSTFTEPLYPGFRVCSDSSVSLK